A window of Campylobacter pinnipediorum subsp. pinnipediorum contains these coding sequences:
- a CDS encoding divergent polysaccharide deacetylase family protein encodes MAKLKKTDNKPKRRPRAKKAKKGRFFLWLFVVLAIISASSYLFFKNYDFDIKKKQEHIQKTEINHKKNIDKKTQKENSAKKSNKEAKPKTKKIVKFDKDENLSKLFLDTNTKDETYFLRQIKEDKKQKLETKQESTNVNHSVFPDKNRTEILQEKKIQTNDTKKIIEQNEKIIDKKIKIENNKTVDKSIAFKKTENKAIKNTKIKKPKLAIVIDDVANRHHVDMIRSVGLKMTPSFFPKTKHHLGTPKLAKEFEFYMIHLPMQAQHFSSPEINTLNVQDSEKIIDKKIKDVRVDFPTAKFMNNHTGSKFTSDFNAMDKAFKAFIKYDFIFIDSKTIATTKVKKVAKKYKKPYISRDVFLDDKDNKASINKEIKNAINIAKQKGYAIAIGHPRKNTIEALKQNRSYILDNVELVYVKDLYGFYR; translated from the coding sequence TTGGCTAAGTTAAAAAAAACGGACAATAAACCAAAAAGGCGTCCAAGGGCCAAAAAAGCCAAAAAAGGACGCTTTTTTTTATGGTTATTTGTTGTTTTAGCAATCATATCGGCATCTTCTTATCTGTTTTTTAAAAATTACGATTTTGATATCAAAAAAAAGCAAGAACATATTCAAAAAACAGAAATTAATCATAAAAAAAATATAGATAAAAAAACACAAAAAGAAAATAGTGCCAAAAAATCAAATAAAGAAGCAAAACCTAAAACAAAAAAAATAGTTAAATTTGATAAAGATGAGAATTTAAGCAAGCTTTTTTTGGATACAAACACAAAAGATGAAACATACTTTTTAAGACAAATAAAAGAAGATAAAAAGCAAAAGCTTGAAACAAAACAAGAAAGTACAAATGTAAATCATAGTGTTTTTCCTGATAAAAACAGAACCGAGATACTACAAGAGAAAAAAATACAAACTAATGATACAAAAAAGATTATAGAACAAAATGAGAAAATAATAGACAAAAAAATAAAAATAGAAAACAACAAGACAGTAGATAAAAGCATAGCTTTCAAAAAAACAGAAAACAAAGCTATAAAAAACACAAAGATAAAAAAGCCAAAACTGGCTATCGTTATAGATGATGTCGCAAATAGACATCATGTTGATATGATCCGTTCTGTTGGGCTTAAAATGACACCTTCGTTTTTTCCAAAGACAAAACACCATTTAGGCACTCCAAAGTTAGCAAAAGAATTTGAGTTTTATATGATACATTTGCCTATGCAAGCGCAGCATTTTTCAAGCCCTGAGATAAATACACTAAACGTTCAAGATAGTGAAAAAATTATAGATAAAAAGATAAAAGATGTAAGGGTTGATTTTCCCACTGCAAAGTTTATGAATAACCATACCGGAAGTAAATTTACAAGCGATTTTAATGCAATGGATAAAGCATTTAAGGCTTTTATAAAATATGATTTTATATTTATTGATAGCAAAACCATAGCTACTACCAAAGTAAAAAAAGTAGCAAAAAAATACAAAAAACCATATATATCAAGAGATGTTTTTTTGGATGATAAAGACAATAAGGCTAGCATAAACAAAGAGATAAAAAATGCTATAAATATCGCAAAACAAAAAGGTTATGCGATAGCAATAGGGCATCCTAGAAAAAATACAATAGAAGCTTTAAAACAAAATCGTTCTTATATTTTAGATAATGTAGAGCTTGTTTATGTGAAAGACCTTTATGGATTTTATAGATAA